One window of the Oceanicaulis sp. genome contains the following:
- a CDS encoding TldD/PmbA family protein gives MTETRPSPVLGAPDTAALLDLARTLVDAAMKAGADQAEAAVSESRSVEAGVREHSLETVERSESKDAGLRVLIGKRQAGVAFSDLSQAGCALAVERAIAMAKAAPEDPYCGLVEPERLARKLPAILLYEPPAIDEQGLEAAALELEAAALAVPGVETVSSAGASAGVSASSFVTSTGFERARLGSRCGLGVAAIAKLNGAMERDYDSHSARRLGDLKAASILGTSAGERAVARLGSEKLPSGKMAVVFDKRVATTFISSMLGAISGPAIARGTSFLRDRLGEKVFAEGVDIVEDPLRDWSFGARAADGEGIACRPRALIEDGMLTTFLMNAASARQLGMELTGHAARRLGGPPGVSAANVHLQPGEASFDDLLAEAGEGLLVTEMFGPSLNANTGDWSVGVAGFRIAGGKRAGPVSEVTVAGNLKDMFARLVPGSDLEFEHATNSPSVLVEGLSVGGR, from the coding sequence ATGACCGAAACCCGCCCCTCCCCCGTCCTGGGCGCGCCGGACACGGCCGCCCTTCTCGATCTCGCCCGCACGCTCGTCGACGCCGCCATGAAGGCCGGCGCCGATCAGGCCGAGGCCGCCGTCAGCGAATCCCGCTCGGTCGAAGCCGGCGTCCGCGAGCACAGCCTTGAAACCGTCGAGCGCAGCGAGAGCAAGGACGCAGGCCTGCGGGTCCTGATCGGCAAGCGCCAGGCCGGCGTCGCCTTCTCCGATCTTTCCCAGGCGGGTTGCGCCCTCGCCGTGGAGCGCGCGATCGCCATGGCCAAGGCCGCGCCTGAAGACCCCTATTGCGGCCTGGTCGAGCCTGAACGCCTCGCGCGCAAGCTGCCCGCGATCCTGCTTTACGAACCGCCCGCGATCGACGAGCAGGGTCTTGAGGCCGCCGCGCTCGAGCTCGAAGCCGCAGCCCTCGCCGTGCCCGGCGTCGAGACGGTGTCGAGCGCCGGCGCCAGCGCCGGGGTCAGCGCATCGTCTTTCGTCACCTCGACCGGGTTCGAGCGCGCCCGGCTGGGCTCGCGCTGCGGGCTCGGCGTTGCGGCCATCGCCAAGCTGAACGGCGCGATGGAGCGCGATTACGACTCCCACAGCGCAAGGCGTCTCGGCGATCTCAAGGCGGCCTCGATCCTCGGAACCAGCGCCGGCGAGCGCGCCGTGGCGCGCCTGGGATCGGAAAAGCTGCCATCGGGCAAGATGGCGGTTGTGTTCGACAAGCGCGTCGCGACCACCTTCATCTCCTCGATGCTGGGCGCGATCTCCGGCCCCGCGATCGCGCGCGGGACGAGCTTCCTGCGCGACCGTCTGGGCGAGAAGGTCTTCGCCGAGGGCGTCGACATCGTCGAGGATCCGCTGCGCGACTGGAGCTTCGGCGCCCGCGCCGCCGACGGTGAAGGGATCGCCTGCCGCCCGCGTGCGCTGATCGAGGACGGGATGCTGACCACCTTCCTGATGAACGCGGCGAGCGCGCGCCAGCTGGGCATGGAGCTGACCGGCCACGCCGCGCGGCGGCTCGGCGGCCCGCCGGGCGTCTCTGCGGCGAACGTGCATCTGCAGCCGGGCGAGGCGAGCTTTGACGACCTTCTGGCCGAAGCCGGCGAGGGGCTTCTGGTCACCGAGATGTTCGGCCCCTCGCTGAACGCCAACACCGGCGACTGGTCGGTCGGCGTGGCGGGCTTCCGCATCGCTGGCGGTAAGCGCGCCGGACCGGTGAGCGAAGTGACCGTGGCGGGCAATCTCAAGGACATGTTCGCCCGGCTCGTGCCCGGCTCCGATCTCGAATTCGAGCACGCGACGAACTCCCCCAGCGTCCTCGTGGAGGGGCTGTCGGTTGGCGGGCGCTGA
- a CDS encoding 3'(2'),5'-bisphosphate nucleotidase CysQ codes for MAGAETDRDLIAAAARDAGKLALAFRARGLKTWEKSKGDPVSDADLAADNLLKDRLLPARPGYGWLSEETADDRSRLERPRSFVVDPIDGTRAFMKGRPEFVVSVAVIEDGEPVAAALYDPSTERLWDAARGQGARLNGLPIRHSGQKTISGARVLGDPGRLTALRDLGATASTVNSAALRLALCAQGMFDAVVAERGKWDWDLAAGALIVTEAGGTISGRDGAPLKFNGDPPRQPPPVAAGPALHALLLERLDKGEHR; via the coding sequence TTGGCGGGCGCTGAGACCGATCGCGACCTGATCGCCGCTGCGGCCCGCGACGCGGGCAAGCTCGCGCTCGCCTTCAGGGCGCGCGGGCTGAAGACCTGGGAGAAATCCAAGGGCGATCCGGTCAGCGACGCCGACCTCGCGGCGGACAATCTCCTGAAGGACCGGCTCCTGCCCGCCCGGCCGGGATACGGCTGGCTGTCGGAAGAAACCGCCGACGACCGCTCCCGGCTCGAACGGCCGCGCAGCTTCGTCGTCGATCCGATCGACGGCACGCGCGCCTTCATGAAGGGCCGGCCCGAATTCGTGGTGTCGGTGGCGGTGATCGAGGACGGCGAACCGGTCGCCGCGGCGCTCTACGACCCCTCCACCGAGCGGCTTTGGGACGCGGCGCGCGGTCAAGGCGCGCGGCTCAACGGGCTGCCGATCCGCCATAGCGGGCAGAAGACGATTTCCGGCGCGCGCGTCCTGGGCGATCCTGGCCGCCTGACCGCCTTGCGCGATCTCGGCGCGACGGCCTCGACGGTGAACTCCGCCGCGCTGCGGCTGGCGCTTTGTGCGCAGGGAATGTTCGACGCAGTCGTAGCCGAGCGCGGCAAATGGGACTGGGACCTCGCCGCGGGCGCGCTCATCGTCACCGAAGCGGGCGGGACGATCAGCGGCCGGGACGGCGCGCCCCTGAAATTCAACGGCGATCCGCCGCGCCAGCCGCCGCCCGTGGCCGCTGGCCCGGCGCTTCACGCCTTGCTATTAGAGCGTCTCGACAAGGGAGAGCATCGATGA
- a CDS encoding DUF4170 domain-containing protein has translation MSQSGDRQLLHLVIGGELKDLGPNAHEFKDLDKVEFVGAFPNYESAKAAWRGAAQRTVDNAHMRFFIIHAHRLLDPAEGGPQG, from the coding sequence ATGAGCCAGTCCGGCGACCGTCAGCTTCTGCATCTCGTCATCGGCGGCGAGCTGAAGGATCTCGGCCCGAACGCGCACGAGTTCAAGGATCTCGACAAGGTCGAGTTCGTCGGCGCGTTCCCGAACTATGAAAGCGCCAAGGCGGCCTGGCGCGGCGCGGCGCAACGCACCGTGGACAACGCCCACATGCGCTTTTTCATCATCCACGCCCACCGCCTCCTGGACCCGGCCGAAGGCGGCCCGCAGGGCTGA
- a CDS encoding ABC transporter ATP-binding protein, whose product MTEATASAADAETVPPAPAPAEPPGPAKSRALARRLWNGWLKKRPGLIGWALFLSAITAAAASGYGVVVQYASGLLEARDPSVLWIAPAAILGIVGARAISLYFQTVATNRLALSVMRDLQTAMFDRLITADFARIEREPVGSIISRFTNDITMLREGLIRAANNLMRDTLQVAGCLAVMLWLDWVLTLVIVIVLPLAAQPVLRIGKAIRKRADAVQTQMGDVSSFLEESFSGARMVKSFSLEPWAKGRAKTRFADRFRLVLSMVAQRARIEPVMEAAGGLALAVVFGVAGWRAVQGATDLSDLLGFIVTLLVLSPAARALASLTGVLQEGFAVLDRVFRLIDEQPELVEPDDAKPLSVVQGGVQVRDVSFAYEPGQSALDGVTIEVAPGETVALVGPSGSGKTTLLNLVGRLYDPGSGTIEIDGQDLAASTLASVRGATALVSQDVTLFDDTIRANIALGRLDASDDEITAAAEAADAHDFITALPDGYDSPAGPKGSNLSGGQRQRIAIARAILKDAPILLLDEATSALDAKSEARVQDALERLSEGRTTLVVAHRLSTVRKADRIYVMKDGGVVESGTHDALMAQGGLYAELSRLQLR is encoded by the coding sequence TTGACCGAGGCGACCGCCAGCGCGGCGGACGCGGAGACCGTCCCTCCCGCGCCCGCCCCGGCCGAGCCGCCAGGCCCGGCCAAGTCGCGCGCGCTCGCCCGGCGGCTCTGGAACGGCTGGCTGAAGAAACGCCCCGGCCTGATCGGCTGGGCGCTGTTTCTGTCGGCGATCACCGCTGCGGCGGCGTCGGGCTACGGCGTCGTGGTGCAATACGCCTCGGGACTTCTCGAAGCGCGCGACCCCTCCGTGCTGTGGATCGCGCCTGCGGCGATCCTGGGGATCGTCGGGGCGCGCGCGATCAGCCTTTATTTCCAGACCGTGGCGACCAACCGGCTCGCCCTGTCGGTGATGCGCGATCTTCAGACCGCCATGTTCGACCGGCTGATCACGGCGGATTTTGCGCGCATCGAGCGCGAGCCGGTCGGCTCGATCATTTCCCGCTTCACCAACGACATCACCATGCTGCGCGAGGGCCTGATCCGCGCGGCGAACAATTTGATGCGCGACACGCTGCAGGTCGCCGGCTGCCTTGCGGTGATGCTGTGGCTGGACTGGGTGCTGACCCTTGTGATCGTCATCGTGCTGCCGCTCGCCGCCCAGCCGGTGCTGCGCATCGGCAAGGCGATCCGCAAACGCGCGGACGCCGTGCAGACCCAGATGGGCGACGTGTCGAGCTTTCTCGAGGAAAGCTTCTCCGGCGCGCGCATGGTGAAAAGCTTCTCCCTCGAACCCTGGGCGAAGGGCCGAGCCAAGACCCGCTTCGCCGACCGGTTCAGGCTGGTCCTGTCCATGGTCGCCCAGCGCGCGCGGATCGAACCGGTGATGGAGGCTGCAGGCGGTCTGGCGCTGGCGGTGGTGTTCGGCGTCGCCGGCTGGCGCGCGGTGCAGGGCGCGACGGACCTGTCCGATCTTCTGGGCTTCATCGTCACGCTTCTGGTGCTCAGCCCCGCCGCGCGCGCGCTGGCCTCGCTCACCGGCGTGCTGCAGGAAGGCTTCGCCGTGCTCGACCGGGTGTTCCGCCTGATCGACGAGCAACCCGAGCTGGTCGAGCCTGACGACGCGAAACCGCTGAGCGTGGTCCAGGGCGGCGTTCAGGTCAGGGACGTGAGCTTCGCCTACGAGCCCGGCCAGTCCGCGCTCGACGGGGTGACGATCGAGGTCGCGCCGGGCGAGACGGTCGCGCTGGTCGGACCGTCCGGATCGGGCAAGACGACGCTGCTCAATCTCGTGGGCCGGCTTTACGATCCGGGCTCGGGGACGATCGAGATCGACGGTCAGGATCTGGCGGCCTCCACCCTCGCCTCGGTGCGCGGCGCGACCGCGCTCGTCAGCCAGGACGTCACGCTTTTCGACGACACCATCAGGGCGAACATCGCGCTGGGCCGGCTCGACGCCAGCGACGACGAGATCACGGCTGCAGCCGAGGCCGCTGACGCGCATGACTTCATCACCGCCCTGCCCGATGGCTATGACAGCCCCGCGGGTCCCAAGGGCTCGAACCTGTCGGGCGGGCAGCGCCAGCGCATTGCGATCGCCCGCGCGATCCTGAAGGACGCGCCGATCCTGCTGCTGGACGAAGCCACCAGCGCGCTCGACGCCAAATCCGAGGCCCGGGTGCAGGATGCGCTCGAACGGCTCAGCGAGGGACGCACCACGCTCGTGGTCGCCCACAGGCTGTCCACCGTGCGCAAGGCGGACCGGATCTATGTGATGAAGGACGGCGGGGTAGTGGAATCGGGAACCCACGACGCGCTTATGGCCCAAGGCGGGCTCTACGCCGAACTCAGCCGGTTGCAGCTGCGCTAG
- a CDS encoding FkbM family methyltransferase, with translation MHVAAHVRAFQSRFPSLVDAKASFQRFWRRALRAPFEPDFRLLERWSPEPGEVFVDVGANRGQSIDAIRLYHPDALIHAFEPNPRLALSLARLFEDDPALAVYRCGLGPKEETRRLFVPVYRGFVYDGLASFDAEECRSWLNAKTVAAFDPAKLEVIGFDARTFPLDQLALPVGFLKLDVQGFERAVLTGARKTLETSAPLVLMENNTDGDAWLCEELGWTRAAFENGRLSAGRRGALNTFYVAPERERSLDRAKLLG, from the coding sequence ATGCACGTCGCCGCTCATGTCCGCGCCTTTCAGAGCCGCTTTCCCTCGCTCGTCGACGCCAAGGCCAGCTTCCAGCGCTTCTGGCGAAGGGCGCTGCGCGCGCCGTTCGAACCCGATTTCCGGCTGCTTGAACGCTGGTCGCCCGAACCCGGGGAGGTGTTCGTCGATGTCGGCGCCAATCGCGGCCAGAGCATCGACGCCATCCGGCTGTATCATCCCGACGCGCTGATCCACGCCTTCGAGCCAAATCCGCGCCTCGCCCTGTCCCTCGCCCGGCTGTTTGAGGACGATCCCGCGCTCGCCGTCTATCGCTGCGGCTTGGGGCCCAAGGAAGAGACGCGGCGGCTGTTCGTGCCGGTCTATCGCGGCTTCGTCTATGACGGGCTGGCCTCGTTCGACGCCGAGGAATGCCGCAGCTGGCTCAATGCGAAGACCGTGGCCGCCTTCGATCCCGCAAAGCTCGAAGTCATTGGTTTCGATGCGCGGACCTTCCCGCTCGACCAGCTGGCTCTGCCGGTGGGCTTTCTGAAACTCGACGTGCAGGGCTTCGAACGCGCGGTGCTCACCGGCGCGCGCAAGACGCTGGAGACGTCAGCGCCGCTGGTGCTCATGGAAAACAACACCGACGGCGACGCCTGGCTGTGCGAGGAGCTCGGCTGGACGCGCGCGGCGTTTGAAAACGGGCGGCTGAGCGCTGGGCGCCGGGGCGCGCTCAACACTTTCTACGTCGCGCCGGAGCGCGAGCGGTCGCTGGATCGCGCGAAGCTTCTGGGCTAG
- a CDS encoding lysophospholipid acyltransferase family protein — MLKALLNSAPVQTVIAALVAAHMSLCKATTRWTREGLEHAEPVWRSGRGVVGCVWHGRILMTIAVWPEHAQPASILISRSREGDIVSRVAQFQKVGVVRGSSRNAKKAKEKGGLSAFREMARRLEAGGCMAMTPDGPRGPRMRAGAGSVRLARAAGVPILPVGWSMSRAKVFGSWDRFMLPLPFGKGAIVYGAPIEIAADAGPEAVEAARALLEERLNDATSRADRLCRGEAIEPAPLAPERTA; from the coding sequence ATGCTCAAAGCGCTTCTCAATTCCGCCCCGGTGCAGACCGTGATCGCCGCGCTCGTCGCCGCTCATATGAGCTTGTGCAAGGCGACCACGCGCTGGACGCGCGAGGGGCTCGAGCACGCCGAACCGGTCTGGCGTTCGGGCCGCGGCGTGGTGGGCTGCGTCTGGCACGGACGGATCCTGATGACCATCGCGGTCTGGCCGGAGCACGCCCAGCCGGCATCCATCCTCATCTCCCGCTCCCGCGAGGGCGACATCGTCAGCCGGGTGGCGCAGTTTCAGAAGGTCGGCGTGGTGCGCGGCTCCTCGCGCAACGCGAAAAAGGCCAAGGAAAAGGGCGGGCTCTCCGCTTTTCGTGAAATGGCGCGCCGGCTCGAAGCGGGCGGCTGCATGGCGATGACGCCGGACGGGCCGCGCGGCCCGCGCATGCGCGCCGGCGCAGGATCGGTGAGGCTCGCCAGGGCGGCAGGCGTCCCGATCCTGCCTGTCGGGTGGTCGATGAGCCGGGCGAAGGTGTTCGGTTCCTGGGACCGGTTCATGCTGCCCCTGCCGTTCGGAAAAGGCGCCATCGTCTACGGCGCGCCGATCGAGATCGCCGCAGACGCCGGCCCCGAGGCCGTCGAGGCGGCGCGCGCGCTCCTCGAAGAACGGCTGAACGACGCCACCTCGCGCGCAGACAGGCTGTGCCGCGGCGAAGCGATCGAGCCCGCCCCGCTCGCGCCGGAGCGCACGGCGTGA
- a CDS encoding glycosyltransferase N-terminal domain-containing protein translates to MSAPGLTLYRAVTALLGPLARFAIRRRARLGKEDPDRLGERFGAPGAARPEGRLVWLHAASVGESQVALGLAAAMGERRPDLSFLITSGTRTSAALIARRAPARTIHQFPPVDTPGWTSDFIADWKPNLGVFVESELWPNLIEAAARAGVPLALVNARMNEGSLESWSRFPRTARTLLSRFSHIGPADQRTAEGLAALTGRPIAPTGNLKLEAGLADPDPEALAEARAAVAGRPVFVAASTHSGEEAILAEAHRLIVKDRPDALMILAPRHPERAGEAAAALNNAGLAHAVRSDGALPAPETPVWLADTLGEMALWFALSPVSVICGTLIDGIGGHNPIEATRAGSAVITGPYAASFADVMAAYDRHGARRVAADAAGIARAVLDAWAGEGPTAEAGERALSDLSGGAMAATIEALEALLDRRAPR, encoded by the coding sequence GTGAGCGCGCCGGGGCTGACGCTTTACCGGGCCGTGACCGCTCTGCTCGGCCCGCTCGCCCGCTTCGCGATCCGGCGCCGGGCGCGGCTGGGCAAGGAAGACCCCGACCGGCTCGGCGAACGCTTCGGCGCGCCTGGCGCAGCGCGTCCCGAAGGCCGGCTCGTCTGGCTTCACGCCGCAAGCGTGGGTGAAAGCCAGGTCGCGCTCGGCCTCGCCGCGGCGATGGGCGAGCGCCGGCCCGATCTGTCCTTCCTCATCACATCCGGCACGCGGACGTCCGCCGCCCTGATCGCCCGCCGCGCGCCCGCGCGGACGATCCATCAGTTCCCGCCTGTCGACACGCCGGGCTGGACGTCGGACTTCATCGCCGACTGGAAGCCCAATCTCGGCGTCTTCGTGGAGAGCGAGCTCTGGCCGAACCTCATCGAGGCGGCGGCGCGCGCCGGCGTGCCGCTGGCGCTGGTGAACGCGCGGATGAACGAAGGCTCGCTTGAAAGCTGGTCGCGCTTTCCCCGCACGGCCCGGACGCTGCTGTCGCGGTTTTCCCATATCGGCCCGGCCGACCAGCGCACCGCCGAGGGTCTCGCCGCGCTTACGGGCCGCCCGATCGCGCCGACCGGCAATCTCAAGCTTGAAGCCGGGCTCGCCGATCCCGACCCCGAAGCGCTCGCAGAAGCCCGCGCCGCCGTCGCCGGCCGGCCGGTGTTCGTCGCCGCAAGCACGCATTCGGGCGAGGAGGCGATCCTGGCCGAGGCGCACAGGCTGATCGTGAAAGACCGCCCCGACGCGCTGATGATCCTGGCGCCCCGCCATCCCGAGCGCGCAGGCGAAGCCGCGGCCGCGCTGAACAATGCCGGCCTCGCCCACGCCGTGCGCTCCGACGGCGCCTTGCCGGCGCCGGAAACGCCCGTCTGGCTCGCCGACACGCTGGGTGAAATGGCGCTGTGGTTCGCTCTGAGCCCGGTGTCGGTGATCTGCGGCACGCTGATCGACGGCATTGGCGGGCATAACCCGATCGAGGCGACGCGCGCCGGTTCTGCGGTGATAACAGGACCTTACGCGGCGAGCTTCGCCGACGTCATGGCCGCTTACGACCGGCACGGCGCGCGGCGGGTCGCCGCTGACGCCGCAGGGATCGCCCGCGCCGTATTGGACGCCTGGGCTGGCGAAGGCCCGACTGCCGAGGCCGGAGAGCGCGCCCTGTCAGACCTGAGCGGCGGCGCGATGGCGGCCACGATTGAAGCGCTCGAAGCGCTGCTCGACCGGAGGGCGCCGCGATGA
- the lpxK gene encoding tetraacyldisaccharide 4'-kinase has translation MRPPAFWDADAPRSSSRLARALLSPVGALYAFATARRIATTTPAPAPVPVICVGNLTVGGTGKTPVTIAVIEAARGLGLSPAGLSRGWGGALKGPVRVDPKLHTAREAGDEPLLIARAAPAYVDPDRVEGARLAASEGADIVVMDDGHQNPKLSKTRSIVVVDAMTGWGPGGIFPAGPLREPVEAGLARADAVVVMTPEQGYEPDYAGLGLDRLEKPVLRAWLEPEAPPPSGPLLAFAGIGRPQKFYDALTRAGGELVETASFPDHHRFTRAELDQLADLAAAHGASLVTTEKDWVRLPGEVQGSVAAWPVRARFAEPARLDALIQDAVDAFAGRR, from the coding sequence ATGAGACCGCCCGCTTTCTGGGACGCGGACGCGCCGCGCTCCTCCTCCCGCCTCGCCCGCGCGCTTCTGAGCCCTGTCGGCGCGCTCTACGCCTTCGCCACGGCGAGGCGGATCGCGACGACGACGCCTGCGCCAGCGCCCGTTCCGGTGATCTGCGTGGGCAATCTCACCGTGGGCGGGACGGGCAAGACCCCGGTGACGATCGCGGTGATCGAGGCGGCGCGCGGGCTGGGTCTCAGCCCGGCCGGGCTGAGCCGGGGCTGGGGCGGCGCGCTGAAAGGTCCGGTGCGGGTCGATCCCAAGCTGCACACCGCCCGCGAGGCCGGGGACGAGCCGCTGCTGATCGCGCGGGCCGCGCCGGCCTATGTCGATCCCGATCGTGTCGAGGGCGCCCGTCTGGCGGCGTCTGAAGGCGCGGACATCGTGGTCATGGATGACGGCCACCAGAACCCCAAGCTTTCAAAGACCCGCTCCATCGTCGTGGTCGACGCGATGACCGGCTGGGGGCCGGGCGGAATCTTTCCCGCGGGTCCGTTGCGCGAGCCGGTCGAGGCCGGTCTGGCCCGCGCCGACGCGGTCGTGGTGATGACCCCTGAGCAAGGCTACGAACCCGATTACGCCGGTCTGGGACTGGACCGGCTCGAAAAACCCGTGCTGCGCGCCTGGCTGGAGCCCGAAGCGCCGCCGCCTTCAGGGCCGCTGCTCGCCTTCGCCGGAATCGGCCGGCCGCAGAAATTCTACGACGCGCTGACCCGCGCGGGCGGCGAGCTCGTCGAGACCGCAAGCTTTCCCGACCATCACCGCTTCACCCGCGCCGAGCTCGACCAGCTCGCAGACCTGGCCGCGGCGCACGGGGCGAGCCTTGTCACCACCGAGAAGGACTGGGTGCGTCTGCCCGGCGAGGTGCAGGGCTCGGTCGCCGCCTGGCCGGTGCGCGCCCGCTTCGCAGAGCCCGCCCGGCTGGACGCGCTGATACAGGACGCAGTGGACGCCTTCGCCGGTCGCCGCTAG
- a CDS encoding lysophospholipid acyltransferase family protein, which translates to MTSFAQRIAFSAETAGWNAYQGLFRSMSLERASDFGAALMRRIGPLASVQHVARTNMKIAFPEASERELDRLLDAMWDNFGRLLGEFPNTHRFDFSEGSDQLEVEGIDILREFDRAGQPAVLVGGHFANWELMPAVIVRHMKDCRITYRHANNPQIDRAIIAQRQAYGVNVFAPKGETGAKEIMKALKQGASVALMNDQKMNDGIAAPFFGREAMTASGPARMALRYNCPLVPMSIVRKDGCRFKITVFEPFEKPEGKDAAAILELVTKVNRFIEDQIRRAPSQWFWVHRRFEKSLYRKDAG; encoded by the coding sequence ATGACGTCCTTCGCCCAGCGCATCGCCTTTTCCGCCGAGACCGCCGGCTGGAACGCCTATCAGGGGCTGTTCCGGTCGATGAGCCTCGAGCGCGCGTCCGATTTCGGCGCGGCGCTGATGCGCCGGATCGGCCCGCTGGCCTCGGTCCAGCACGTCGCGCGCACCAACATGAAGATCGCCTTCCCCGAAGCGAGCGAACGCGAACTCGACCGCCTGCTCGACGCGATGTGGGACAATTTCGGCCGGCTTCTGGGCGAGTTCCCCAACACCCACCGCTTCGATTTTTCCGAGGGCTCCGACCAGCTCGAGGTCGAGGGGATCGACATCCTTCGCGAATTCGACCGGGCTGGTCAGCCTGCGGTGCTGGTGGGCGGTCATTTCGCAAACTGGGAGCTGATGCCGGCGGTCATCGTGCGGCATATGAAGGACTGCCGGATCACCTACCGGCACGCCAACAACCCTCAGATCGACCGCGCCATCATCGCCCAGCGCCAGGCCTACGGGGTGAACGTCTTCGCGCCCAAGGGCGAGACCGGCGCCAAGGAGATCATGAAGGCGCTGAAACAGGGCGCCTCGGTCGCCCTGATGAACGATCAGAAGATGAATGACGGGATCGCCGCGCCCTTCTTCGGCCGCGAGGCGATGACCGCGTCTGGCCCGGCCCGCATGGCGCTGAGATACAACTGTCCGCTGGTGCCGATGAGCATCGTCCGGAAGGACGGCTGCCGGTTCAAGATCACCGTCTTCGAACCTTTCGAAAAGCCCGAGGGCAAGGACGCCGCGGCGATCCTTGAGCTGGTCACGAAGGTGAACCGCTTCATCGAGGACCAGATCCGCCGCGCGCCCTCGCAATGGTTCTGGGTGCACCGGCGGTTTGAGAAGAGCCTCTACCGCAAGGACGCGGGCTGA
- a CDS encoding M23 family metallopeptidase, with protein sequence MFALLLTLLAAGLQDAAAPETPGEADPVGALIEAVAEVEPIACAGEHRQGAALICRTAPGAEVTIGDVTATASEDGWVVIGHDRDAPAETTLRVAHEGAVYERTVEVEQREYDIQRIEGVPQQYVSPPPETLERIRREGRIKASAYTSLWERPGFAEGFVMPIEGGRLTGVYGSQRYYNGEPRRPHYGIDIAAPGGTAITAPAPGVVTLADPDMYFEGGLIFIDHGQGFTSAFLHLSEVDVEVGDVVEQGQRIGAVGAGGRSTGAHLDWRIKWRGRYIDPAAVVEVQPASLR encoded by the coding sequence ATGTTCGCCCTGCTGCTAACCTTGCTGGCCGCCGGCCTTCAGGACGCCGCGGCGCCTGAAACCCCCGGCGAGGCCGATCCGGTTGGCGCGCTGATCGAGGCGGTGGCCGAGGTCGAGCCGATCGCCTGCGCCGGCGAACACCGACAGGGCGCGGCGTTGATCTGCCGGACCGCGCCGGGCGCGGAGGTCACGATCGGCGACGTCACCGCGACGGCCAGCGAAGACGGCTGGGTGGTGATCGGCCATGACCGCGACGCCCCGGCCGAGACCACGCTGCGCGTCGCTCACGAAGGCGCGGTCTATGAGCGCACGGTCGAGGTCGAGCAGCGCGAGTACGACATCCAGCGCATCGAGGGCGTGCCCCAGCAATACGTCTCCCCGCCGCCCGAAACGCTCGAGCGCATCCGCCGGGAAGGCCGCATCAAGGCGTCCGCCTACACCTCGCTGTGGGAGCGTCCGGGTTTTGCTGAAGGCTTCGTCATGCCCATCGAGGGCGGGCGTCTGACCGGGGTGTACGGCTCGCAGCGCTACTATAACGGCGAGCCACGCCGGCCCCATTACGGCATCGACATCGCCGCGCCCGGCGGCACGGCGATCACCGCGCCCGCGCCGGGCGTGGTCACGCTGGCCGATCCGGACATGTATTTCGAGGGCGGGCTGATCTTCATCGATCACGGCCAGGGCTTCACCAGCGCCTTCCTGCACCTGTCCGAAGTCGACGTCGAGGTCGGCGACGTGGTCGAGCAGGGCCAGCGCATCGGCGCGGTCGGCGCGGGCGGCCGGTCAACCGGCGCGCATCTGGACTGGCGGATCAAATGGCGCGGCCGGTATATCGACCCCGCCGCCGTGGTCGAGGTTCAGCCCGCGTCCTTGCGGTAG
- a CDS encoding DUF2093 domain-containing protein, giving the protein MNAFDRDFTGEAHLEYGDADYLILKPGSYVTCAVTGEKISIPQLKYWSAEHQEAYVDAYAATKRWLELNGGPAGAPAPGAR; this is encoded by the coding sequence ATGAACGCCTTTGATCGCGACTTCACCGGGGAAGCCCATCTCGAATACGGGGATGCGGACTATCTGATCCTGAAACCGGGCTCGTACGTGACCTGTGCGGTGACCGGGGAGAAGATCTCCATTCCGCAGCTGAAATACTGGAGCGCGGAGCACCAGGAAGCCTATGTCGACGCCTATGCGGCGACCAAGCGCTGGCTGGAATTGAACGGCGGTCCCGCCGGCGCGCCTGCGCCCGGAGCGCGCTGA